From one Musa acuminata AAA Group cultivar baxijiao chromosome BXJ2-6, Cavendish_Baxijiao_AAA, whole genome shotgun sequence genomic stretch:
- the LOC135614644 gene encoding protein SOSEKI 2-like isoform X4, with amino-acid sequence MEIRGGRGRRLSSREASPERARLGCSQQQRFIRCLRKVQVIYYLSRNGQLEQPHFIELPHLPNHQLRLRDVMERLTLLRGKGMPSLFSWSCKRSYKNGYVWNDLAENDIIFPAEGVEYVLKGSEIIPGAYARFQHVTASTRQPKRLPAPPRLLLEPEDDDEEEAAEEEVSEEEELRGGKGTGGDKYPNGAGYSRLSQGVSTDEIERVAAPANHHGLTELPTDDSSPPSSTTSDKPPTHAPGLGASRRFEEVDQTPEPGLTRNSVLLQLIACGSAALKGRSSPSGGMIKAAATSASPVEERRSNGRHRGVVSRLASRAGEEDELRRHSDNPRFCHPLIEDKEYFSGSIFEGSMGPSEPSLKKSSSYNEERSSKLGIGKGKLEMRDDRGGDVKGKCIPGRRKSSVKQQQQVQESKKR; translated from the exons ATGGAGATCAGGGGTGGAAGAGGAAGGAGGCTCAGCAGCAGGGAGGCGAGCCCAGAGCGAGCCAGACTGGGGTGCTCGCAGCAACAGAGGTTCATCAGGTGTTTGAGGAAAGTTCAGGTCATATACTATCTCAGCAGGAATGGGCAGCTGGAGCAACCCCACTTCATCGAGCTCCCTCACCTCCCAAACCACCAGCTCCGCCTCCGAG ATGTGATGGAGAGACTGACTCTTCTCCGAGGCAAAGGCATGCCTTCCCTCTTTTCCTGGTCTTGCAAGAG GAGCTACAAGAATGGGTACGTGTGGAATGACTTGGCCGAGAACGACATCATCTTTCCGGCGGAAGGCGTGGAGTACGTTCTGAAAGGCTCTGAGATCATCCCGGGCGCTTATG CGCGTTTCCAACACGTCACTGCGAGCACCAGGCAGCCAAAACGACTTCCTGCGCCCCCCAGACTCCTTTTGGAACCAGAAGACGACGACGAAGAAGAGGCAGCGGAAGAAGAGGTTTCAGAGGAGGAAGAGCTGAGAGGCGGTAAGGGCACTGGGGGTGACAAGTATCCGAACGGCGCAGGTTACTCTCGGCTTTCCCAGGGCGTTTCGACGGACGAGATCGAGCGAGTCGCGGCTCCGGCTAACCACCACGGGCTCACCGAGCTGCCCACCGACGACTCGTCTCCGCCTTCCTCCACCACGTCGGACAAGCCCCCCACACACGCCCCCGGCCTCGGCGCCTCCCGGAGGTTCGAGGAGGTCGACCAGACGCCGGAACCGGGCCTGACTCGGAACTCGGTCCTGCTCCAACTCATCGCCTGCGGGTCCGCGGCCCTGAAGGGAAGAAGCAGCCCCAGCGGCGGAATGATCAAGGCCGCCGCCACCTCCGCCTCGCCAGTTGAGGAGCGGAGAAGCAACGGGCGACACCGTGGAGTGGTGAGTCGACTCGCGAGCCGGGCGGGCGAGGAGGACGAGCTGCGTCGCCACTCGGATAACCCCCGCTTCTGTCACCCCCTGATAGAGGACAAGGAGTACTTCAGCGGCAGCATCTTCGAGGGTAGCATGGGGCCGTCCGAGCCCTCTCTCAAGAAATCCTCCTCCTACAACGAAGAAAG GAGCTCAAAGCTTGGGATTGGTAAAGGGAAGCTGGAGATGCGGGACGACAGAGGAGGGGATGTGAAAGGTAAGTGTATCCCTGGCAGAAGGAAGTCATCggtcaagcagcagcagcaggtccAAGAGTCCAAGAAGAGATGA
- the LOC103988330 gene encoding uncharacterized protein LOC103988330: protein MEAGGVEKPESHADVEDPICKLTLALGESSSFPCPFSIAPASPAPVQSFGRTRPAPAPKGRDKTSIIPPPFPWATPRRATVHTLSHLRAIGIAEIHGETQCKHCKVSRVIRYDLEAKFEEVAGFIMARKHLMHDRAPPAWMHPTFPHCEACGLPNSMQPIVAAKKRDINWLFMLLGQTLGCCNLRRLKYFCKHTENHRTGAKDRLLYLTYLTLCKQLHPSLPF, encoded by the coding sequence ATGGAAGCCGGAGGGGTGGAGAAGCCAGAGAGCCATGCGGATGTAGAGGATCCCATCTGTAAACTTACCCTTGCACTTGGCGAGTCTTCCTCCTTCCCCTGTCCCTTCTCCATCGCTCCCGCCTCGCCTGCTCCTGTTCAGTCGTTTGGACGTACACGACCAGCGCCGGCACCGAAGGGACGTGACAAGACCAGCATCATACCTCCTCCCTTCCCTTGGGCCACCCCTCGCCGCGCTACCGTTCACACGCTCAGCCACCTGCGCGCCATCGGCATCGCGGAGATCCACGGCGAGACGCAGTGCAAGCACTGCAAGGTGAGCCGGGTGATCAGGTACGACTTGGAGGCCAAGTTCGAGGAGGTTGCAGGCTTCATCATGGCGCGGAAGCACCTCATGCACGACCGAGCGCCGCCGGCGTGGATGCATCCGACGTTCCCGCACTGCGAGGCCTGCGGGCTGCCGAACTCCATGCAGCCGATCGTGGCCGCGAAGAAGCGCGACATCAACTGGTTGTTCATGCTGCTGGGTCAGACGCTGGGCTGCTGCAACCTCCGGCGGCTCAAGTACTTCTGCAAGCACACCGAGAACCATCGCACGGGGGCCAAGGACCGACTGCTCTACCTCACCTATCTCACCCTGTGCAAGCAGCTCCACCCGTCCCTGCCATTTTGA
- the LOC135614644 gene encoding protein SOSEKI 2-like isoform X1: MEIRGGRGRRLSSREASPERARLGCSQQQRFIRCLRKVQVIYYLSRNGQLEQPHFIELPHLPNHQLRLRDVMERLTLLRGKGMPSLFSWSCKRSYKNGYVWNDLAENDIIFPAEGVEYVLKGSEIIPGAYGLSLASSFPESLLLFYWMFPLDCKRFFGCIQLEICVSARFQHVTASTRQPKRLPAPPRLLLEPEDDDEEEAAEEEVSEEEELRGGKGTGGDKYPNGAGYSRLSQGVSTDEIERVAAPANHHGLTELPTDDSSPPSSTTSDKPPTHAPGLGASRRFEEVDQTPEPGLTRNSVLLQLIACGSAALKGRSSPSGGMIKAAATSASPVEERRSNGRHRGVVSRLASRAGEEDELRRHSDNPRFCHPLIEDKEYFSGSIFEGSMGPSEPSLKKSSSYNEERSSKLGIGKGKLEMRDDRGGDVKVRLYFTVQLWITAIARIGSIPKDIFLWNLCWILFSSSVSLS, translated from the exons ATGGAGATCAGGGGTGGAAGAGGAAGGAGGCTCAGCAGCAGGGAGGCGAGCCCAGAGCGAGCCAGACTGGGGTGCTCGCAGCAACAGAGGTTCATCAGGTGTTTGAGGAAAGTTCAGGTCATATACTATCTCAGCAGGAATGGGCAGCTGGAGCAACCCCACTTCATCGAGCTCCCTCACCTCCCAAACCACCAGCTCCGCCTCCGAG ATGTGATGGAGAGACTGACTCTTCTCCGAGGCAAAGGCATGCCTTCCCTCTTTTCCTGGTCTTGCAAGAG GAGCTACAAGAATGGGTACGTGTGGAATGACTTGGCCGAGAACGACATCATCTTTCCGGCGGAAGGCGTGGAGTACGTTCTGAAAGGCTCTGAGATCATCCCGGGCGCTTATGGTCTTTCCTTGGCCTCCTCCTTTCCCGAGTCCCTGTTACTGTTTTAttggatgtttccacttgattgcAAGCGTTTCTTTGGCTGTATTCAACTTGAGATTTGCGTGTCAGCGCGTTTCCAACACGTCACTGCGAGCACCAGGCAGCCAAAACGACTTCCTGCGCCCCCCAGACTCCTTTTGGAACCAGAAGACGACGACGAAGAAGAGGCAGCGGAAGAAGAGGTTTCAGAGGAGGAAGAGCTGAGAGGCGGTAAGGGCACTGGGGGTGACAAGTATCCGAACGGCGCAGGTTACTCTCGGCTTTCCCAGGGCGTTTCGACGGACGAGATCGAGCGAGTCGCGGCTCCGGCTAACCACCACGGGCTCACCGAGCTGCCCACCGACGACTCGTCTCCGCCTTCCTCCACCACGTCGGACAAGCCCCCCACACACGCCCCCGGCCTCGGCGCCTCCCGGAGGTTCGAGGAGGTCGACCAGACGCCGGAACCGGGCCTGACTCGGAACTCGGTCCTGCTCCAACTCATCGCCTGCGGGTCCGCGGCCCTGAAGGGAAGAAGCAGCCCCAGCGGCGGAATGATCAAGGCCGCCGCCACCTCCGCCTCGCCAGTTGAGGAGCGGAGAAGCAACGGGCGACACCGTGGAGTGGTGAGTCGACTCGCGAGCCGGGCGGGCGAGGAGGACGAGCTGCGTCGCCACTCGGATAACCCCCGCTTCTGTCACCCCCTGATAGAGGACAAGGAGTACTTCAGCGGCAGCATCTTCGAGGGTAGCATGGGGCCGTCCGAGCCCTCTCTCAAGAAATCCTCCTCCTACAACGAAGAAAG GAGCTCAAAGCTTGGGATTGGTAAAGGGAAGCTGGAGATGCGGGACGACAGAGGAGGGGATGTGAAAG TGCGACTGTACTTTACTGTGCAACTTTGGATCACTGCCATTGCTAGGATCGGAAGCATCCCAAAGGATATCTTTCTCTGGAATCTATGCTGGATCCTGTTCTCCAGCAGTGTTTCTCTTAGCTAG
- the LOC135614644 gene encoding protein SOSEKI 2-like isoform X3, translating to MEIRGGRGRRLSSREASPERARLGCSQQQRFIRCLRKVQVIYYLSRNGQLEQPHFIELPHLPNHQLRLRDVMERLTLLRGKGMPSLFSWSCKRSYKNGYVWNDLAENDIIFPAEGVEYVLKGSEIIPGAYARFQHVTASTRQPKRLPAPPRLLLEPEDDDEEEAAEEEVSEEEELRGGKGTGGDKYPNGAGYSRLSQGVSTDEIERVAAPANHHGLTELPTDDSSPPSSTTSDKPPTHAPGLGASRRFEEVDQTPEPGLTRNSVLLQLIACGSAALKGRSSPSGGMIKAAATSASPVEERRSNGRHRGVVSRLASRAGEEDELRRHSDNPRFCHPLIEDKEYFSGSIFEGSMGPSEPSLKKSSSYNEERSSKLGIGKGKLEMRDDRGGDVKVRLYFTVQLWITAIARIGSIPKDIFLWNLCWILFSSSVSLS from the exons ATGGAGATCAGGGGTGGAAGAGGAAGGAGGCTCAGCAGCAGGGAGGCGAGCCCAGAGCGAGCCAGACTGGGGTGCTCGCAGCAACAGAGGTTCATCAGGTGTTTGAGGAAAGTTCAGGTCATATACTATCTCAGCAGGAATGGGCAGCTGGAGCAACCCCACTTCATCGAGCTCCCTCACCTCCCAAACCACCAGCTCCGCCTCCGAG ATGTGATGGAGAGACTGACTCTTCTCCGAGGCAAAGGCATGCCTTCCCTCTTTTCCTGGTCTTGCAAGAG GAGCTACAAGAATGGGTACGTGTGGAATGACTTGGCCGAGAACGACATCATCTTTCCGGCGGAAGGCGTGGAGTACGTTCTGAAAGGCTCTGAGATCATCCCGGGCGCTTATG CGCGTTTCCAACACGTCACTGCGAGCACCAGGCAGCCAAAACGACTTCCTGCGCCCCCCAGACTCCTTTTGGAACCAGAAGACGACGACGAAGAAGAGGCAGCGGAAGAAGAGGTTTCAGAGGAGGAAGAGCTGAGAGGCGGTAAGGGCACTGGGGGTGACAAGTATCCGAACGGCGCAGGTTACTCTCGGCTTTCCCAGGGCGTTTCGACGGACGAGATCGAGCGAGTCGCGGCTCCGGCTAACCACCACGGGCTCACCGAGCTGCCCACCGACGACTCGTCTCCGCCTTCCTCCACCACGTCGGACAAGCCCCCCACACACGCCCCCGGCCTCGGCGCCTCCCGGAGGTTCGAGGAGGTCGACCAGACGCCGGAACCGGGCCTGACTCGGAACTCGGTCCTGCTCCAACTCATCGCCTGCGGGTCCGCGGCCCTGAAGGGAAGAAGCAGCCCCAGCGGCGGAATGATCAAGGCCGCCGCCACCTCCGCCTCGCCAGTTGAGGAGCGGAGAAGCAACGGGCGACACCGTGGAGTGGTGAGTCGACTCGCGAGCCGGGCGGGCGAGGAGGACGAGCTGCGTCGCCACTCGGATAACCCCCGCTTCTGTCACCCCCTGATAGAGGACAAGGAGTACTTCAGCGGCAGCATCTTCGAGGGTAGCATGGGGCCGTCCGAGCCCTCTCTCAAGAAATCCTCCTCCTACAACGAAGAAAG GAGCTCAAAGCTTGGGATTGGTAAAGGGAAGCTGGAGATGCGGGACGACAGAGGAGGGGATGTGAAAG TGCGACTGTACTTTACTGTGCAACTTTGGATCACTGCCATTGCTAGGATCGGAAGCATCCCAAAGGATATCTTTCTCTGGAATCTATGCTGGATCCTGTTCTCCAGCAGTGTTTCTCTTAGCTAG
- the LOC135614644 gene encoding protein SOSEKI 2-like isoform X2, with protein sequence MEIRGGRGRRLSSREASPERARLGCSQQQRFIRCLRKVQVIYYLSRNGQLEQPHFIELPHLPNHQLRLRDVMERLTLLRGKGMPSLFSWSCKRSYKNGYVWNDLAENDIIFPAEGVEYVLKGSEIIPGAYGLSLASSFPESLLLFYWMFPLDCKRFFGCIQLEICVSARFQHVTASTRQPKRLPAPPRLLLEPEDDDEEEAAEEEVSEEEELRGGKGTGGDKYPNGAGYSRLSQGVSTDEIERVAAPANHHGLTELPTDDSSPPSSTTSDKPPTHAPGLGASRRFEEVDQTPEPGLTRNSVLLQLIACGSAALKGRSSPSGGMIKAAATSASPVEERRSNGRHRGVVSRLASRAGEEDELRRHSDNPRFCHPLIEDKEYFSGSIFEGSMGPSEPSLKKSSSYNEERSSKLGIGKGKLEMRDDRGGDVKGKCIPGRRKSSVKQQQQVQESKKR encoded by the exons ATGGAGATCAGGGGTGGAAGAGGAAGGAGGCTCAGCAGCAGGGAGGCGAGCCCAGAGCGAGCCAGACTGGGGTGCTCGCAGCAACAGAGGTTCATCAGGTGTTTGAGGAAAGTTCAGGTCATATACTATCTCAGCAGGAATGGGCAGCTGGAGCAACCCCACTTCATCGAGCTCCCTCACCTCCCAAACCACCAGCTCCGCCTCCGAG ATGTGATGGAGAGACTGACTCTTCTCCGAGGCAAAGGCATGCCTTCCCTCTTTTCCTGGTCTTGCAAGAG GAGCTACAAGAATGGGTACGTGTGGAATGACTTGGCCGAGAACGACATCATCTTTCCGGCGGAAGGCGTGGAGTACGTTCTGAAAGGCTCTGAGATCATCCCGGGCGCTTATGGTCTTTCCTTGGCCTCCTCCTTTCCCGAGTCCCTGTTACTGTTTTAttggatgtttccacttgattgcAAGCGTTTCTTTGGCTGTATTCAACTTGAGATTTGCGTGTCAGCGCGTTTCCAACACGTCACTGCGAGCACCAGGCAGCCAAAACGACTTCCTGCGCCCCCCAGACTCCTTTTGGAACCAGAAGACGACGACGAAGAAGAGGCAGCGGAAGAAGAGGTTTCAGAGGAGGAAGAGCTGAGAGGCGGTAAGGGCACTGGGGGTGACAAGTATCCGAACGGCGCAGGTTACTCTCGGCTTTCCCAGGGCGTTTCGACGGACGAGATCGAGCGAGTCGCGGCTCCGGCTAACCACCACGGGCTCACCGAGCTGCCCACCGACGACTCGTCTCCGCCTTCCTCCACCACGTCGGACAAGCCCCCCACACACGCCCCCGGCCTCGGCGCCTCCCGGAGGTTCGAGGAGGTCGACCAGACGCCGGAACCGGGCCTGACTCGGAACTCGGTCCTGCTCCAACTCATCGCCTGCGGGTCCGCGGCCCTGAAGGGAAGAAGCAGCCCCAGCGGCGGAATGATCAAGGCCGCCGCCACCTCCGCCTCGCCAGTTGAGGAGCGGAGAAGCAACGGGCGACACCGTGGAGTGGTGAGTCGACTCGCGAGCCGGGCGGGCGAGGAGGACGAGCTGCGTCGCCACTCGGATAACCCCCGCTTCTGTCACCCCCTGATAGAGGACAAGGAGTACTTCAGCGGCAGCATCTTCGAGGGTAGCATGGGGCCGTCCGAGCCCTCTCTCAAGAAATCCTCCTCCTACAACGAAGAAAG GAGCTCAAAGCTTGGGATTGGTAAAGGGAAGCTGGAGATGCGGGACGACAGAGGAGGGGATGTGAAAGGTAAGTGTATCCCTGGCAGAAGGAAGTCATCggtcaagcagcagcagcaggtccAAGAGTCCAAGAAGAGATGA